The Calditrichota bacterium genome includes the window GTTCTCAACACTATACATGAGCACCACCGGGGTATTCCCTTCAATGTGAACATCGTCCTCCAATTCCACCGCGATCTCTTCAGATACACCGCTGCCGGCGGGGGGCATTGGAAGGTCTCACAGAACGAGATCACCGAGACCCTGCCCGATGGCAGCAGGTGGCAACGATTCCTTCCGGTCGCGCCGCACTTGACCGATCAAGCGATGCGGGACCTGCACGAGTCCTTCGACCGAAACTGGCAGGCGCAGCAAATTGACCCGTTGCTCCTGATACCGGCATATGTTTTCGATTTTCTCTGCATCCACCCCTTTGGCGACGGCAACGGCCGGATGGCGCGCCTTCTCACCCTGCTCTTGTTCTATCGGGCAGGGTTCGAGGTCGGTCGATACATCAGCCTTGAGCGAATCATAGAGAAGACTAAGGAGGAATACTACCGAACGCTCGAACTGTCGTCCGCCGGTTGGCATAATGGCGAGCACAGTCTGGCGCCGTGGACGGAATACTTCCTCGGCATGCTGACGGCTGCGTATCGCAAATTTGAGGAAAGGGTTGGAAAGGTGTCGGGAAAGCGAGGCTTCAAGCGCGATATGGTGCTGGCAGCAATAGAGAGTCGAGCCGCTTCGTTCACCATTAGAGAGATCGCGGAGCGCTGTTCAATAGTAGGCATCGACCATATTCGTCAGGTGCTGAATGCGGCCCGGCGAGAGGGACGCTTGGAGGTTGTCGGACATGGCAAAGCGGCGCGCTGGCGGAAGACGGGACTGTGAAGGCAATGAAATCGACTTTGGGGCATTTTGGGGCATTTATGGTATTAGAATCTCCAGCCAGACTACCTTCCACGATGCACAACTCAATTTATTTTAATAAGTTACACGATTGTCTCGATTAGCGTATGCCAGAGTATTAGTGGCATTAAAGTGGTTGTTGATACCACTAATCGCCGCCTCGCGTTCTCACCATCGACGCCACCGCCCTCCCCGCCGGGTGGTATCAGTTGAATCTCACTGCAGGAAATCGGACGGTCAGCAAGTCTATCGTATTGGGAAAATAGATATCTCACCACAGAGAGCACAAAGGGACACAGAGATTTGACTCTGTGCTTCTCCGTGTCCTCTGTGGTGAATAAAAGTCAGTGTTTCTCACCGATCACCTCGCCTATCTTTCCGGCTGGATACCCTTCGGCCTTGGCATAATCCCGCTCGTGGGCGGAGCCTTCACCTTCATCTGGTGGACGGTCTGGAAGGGGACGGGATTCTACACCGTCCGGCGCTTTCGCCTTGTCCTACTCATTGGC containing:
- a CDS encoding Fic family protein, coding for MGLNSFDSDFDARLPLSHRLLRAVGSLREFRGQEALFIRQRPEVLQALRRTAIIASTESSNRIEGIAPPRKRLVEIVEGQAPNGDRSEQEVAGYRDVLNTIHEHHRGIPFNVNIVLQFHRDLFRYTAAGGGHWKVSQNEITETLPDGSRWQRFLPVAPHLTDQAMRDLHESFDRNWQAQQIDPLLLIPAYVFDFLCIHPFGDGNGRMARLLTLLLFYRAGFEVGRYISLERIIEKTKEEYYRTLELSSAGWHNGEHSLAPWTEYFLGMLTAAYRKFEERVGKVSGKRGFKRDMVLAAIESRAASFTIREIAERCSIVGIDHIRQVLNAARREGRLEVVGHGKAARWRKTGL